The Paraburkholderia megapolitana genomic sequence GCGTTCTCGACGAACGCGACGACACCGAACCGGTCGGCCGGTGCGCCGGCATCGACCGCGTCGAGCGTGACGTCGTGGCGAATCTGCGCGTGGCCTGCAGCTAGCGGCACCGGACCGATCCATTGCCGCACGACCCGCTCGTGATGCAACGTCGCGCCGCTGTTCTCGCCTGCGCGCACCTGCGACGTCAGCGCGTTTTCATAGACCGCGACGTATGCGTTCAGCGGATCTGCGGTGGCGGCATGCGAAGTGAATTGCGCATCGAGGTCGAAGGCGCCTGACGGGCTGCCTGCGCGCGGCTTAAGCTCCACGGCCACATCCGCGGATGCGGGTTGCGCGACGATCTGGCGGACACGGTCCGCGAAACTGTCCGCACTCGACCAGCTACGCAACTCGCGACCCGCGACGAATACTTCCGGCGTGTAGATCGTGTGCGCACCGGCAACGTCGGTCAGCGTCTGTTGCCGCTCGGTGAAGCGATGCTGCGAGAAACGGTCGGTCCAGCCGAGGCTGTTCCAGTAATCGACATGCAGCGCGAGCGGCACGACACCTTGCGCTGCACCGCCCTGCTTCCATTGACTGAGCCAGTTGTCGGCGGGCGGGCAGCTGCTGCAGCCTTCGCTGCTATACAGCTCGACGAGCGCGACCCGATGCGCGGGACTATGCGCGAGGCACTGGCCGGCGGCCGCATTCGCCACGCCGCTCGCGAGAGCCGCCCCGCACGCCACCGCGAGCGCGCACCAGCGCGCAAAACGCCCCAGCGCAAAACCGGACCACCGACCGTTTGAAAAGAAGACCATGACACGCTCCATCGGGAAATCTGCGTGTTGGTCGGGCGGCGGCGGCTGTTATGACAGCGAAAACGCAAATTTTTTGCACAGGGCGGCAAGCGGCCTTGGCACGGTGCGTCCAGCGAGCGCGCCTCGCCGCAGCCAGCGTTGGCTGTGAGTCGACCCGCCGCCGGCGTCAGGAAATTGTCAGGAAGCGCACCGGCCCGAGGCGGCAGCAAGTTGCCAAGCCCGCCTCGCCCGGTGTATCGTGTGCGCTGCTAACGCGGGGGTCCTGCGTCGCGCATCGCCATCGGGCGGTGAGCTGCGTGGGTGAGAAATACCCTTTGAACCTGATCTGGATAATGCCAGCGCAGGGAAGCGTCCGGGCTTCGCCGCTTACCACTGCCTCATCTCTCGCGAACCCCGACTCACTTCATCTCATCTCCTGCCTAGCCGCCCCACTAAGGAGATATGCATGAACGCCAACCCAAAATTCATTTCCGCCGACGCACACGTCGACGAAGCCGCTGTCGCCCCGCTGCCCAATTCGCGCAAGGTCTACGTGAGCGGCTCGCGTCCGGACATCCGCGTGCCGATGCGCGAAATCTCGCAGGCCGATACGCCTGACAGCTTCGGCGGCGAAAAGAATCCGCCGGTCTATGTCTACGATACGTCGGGCCCCTACTCCGATCCGGATGCCAAGATCGACATTCGCGCGGGCCTGCCGGCACTGCGTCAGGCGTGGATCGAAGAACGCGGCGACACCGAAGCGCTGACAGGTCTGTCGAGTGACTTCAGCCGCGAACGCGCCGCCGATACCGCCACCGCCGATCTGCGCTTCCAGGGCCTGCACCGCACGCCGCGCCGTGCGATCGCCGGCAAGAACGTGTCGCAGATGCACTACGCGAGAAAGGGCATCGTCACGCCGGAAATGGAATACATCGCGATCCGCGAGAACCAGCGCCGCGCCGAGTATCTCGAGAGCCTCAAGACGAGCGGCCCGAACGGCGAAAAGCTCGCCGCGATGATGGGCCGCCAGCATCCGGGCCAGGCGTTCGGCGCGAGCGCATTCGGTCCTAACGGCCTCACCGCTATCACTCCGGAATTCGTCCGCGAAGAAGTCGCCCGTGGCCGCGCAATCATTCCGAACAACATCAATCACCCGGAAAGCGAACCGATGATCATCGGTCGCAACTTCCTCGTGAAGGTCAATGCGAACATCGGCAACTCGGCGGTGACGTCGTCGATCGGCGAGGAAGTCGACAAGATGACGTGGGCGATCCGCTGGGGCGGCGACACGGTGATGGATCTGTCCACCGGCAAGCACATTCACGAAACGCGCGAGTGGATCATCCGCAACAGCCCGGTGCCGATCGGCACGGTGCCGATCTATCAGGCGCTCGAAAAGGTGAACGGTAAAGCCGAAGACCTGACCTGGGAAATCTTCCGCGACACGCTGATCGAGCAGGCCGAACAAGGCGTCGACTACTTCACGATTCACGCGGGCGTGCGTCTGCAGTACGTGCCGCTCACGGCGAAGCGGATGACCGGCATCGTGTCGCGCGGCGGCTCGATCATGGCGAAGTGGTGCCTCGCGCATCACAAGGAAAGCTTCCTGTACGAGCACTTCGAAGACATCTGCGAAATCATGAAGGCATACGACGTCGCCTTCTCGCTCGGCGACGGTCTGCGTCCCGGCTCGATCTACGATGCCAACGACGAAGCTCAGCTCGGCGAACTGAAAACACTCGGCGAACTCACGCAGATCGCGTGGAAGCACGACGTGCAAACGATGATCGAAGGCCCGGGCCATGTGCCGATGCAGCTCATCAAGGAGAACATGGACCTGCAGCTCGAATGGTGCGACGAAGCGCCGTTCTACACGCTCGGACCGCTCACCACCGATATCGCGCCAGGCTACGACCACATCACGTCGGGCATCGGTGCAGCGATGATCGGCTGGTTCGGCACAGCGATGCTGTGCTACGTCACGCCGAAGGAACACCTCGGGCTGCCGAACAAGGACGACGTGAAGACCGGCATCATCACGTACAAGCTCGCGGCGCATGCGGCCGATCTCGCGAAGGGCCATCCGGGTGCGCAGGTGCGCGACAACGCGCTGTCGAAAGCGCGCTTCGAGTTCCGTTGGGAAGACCAGTTCAACCTCGGCCTCGATCCGGACAAGGCGCGCGAATTCCACGACGAAACGCTGCCCAAGGATTCGGCGAAGGTCGCGCATTTCTGCTCGATGTGCGGGCCGCACTTCTGCTCGATGAAGATCACGCAGGACGTGCGCGAGTTTGCAGCGCAGCAAGGCGTCACCGACGACGAAGCGCTGAAGAAGGGGATGGAAGTGAAGGCCATCGAGTTCGTCCGCAAGGGTGCGGAGATTTATCAGCGGCAATGAGTGACGGCAATGAGTCACATCAATAAGTGACAGCGAGCCGCGCGCGGAATTCAACCACGCGCAGCCGTTCTTCATCGTGAGCCATATGTAAGAATCGGGTCGACACCGGCGAATCGAGAAGAAACACCCGATCCTTTGCTGGCACAGGTTCCCGCCCGATACATCCGAAGCAATAGCGCGGCGCATTCCGGCAACGGATGCGCCGCGTTCGTTATTGCAATGGCTTGAAATATGCGGTTACCGCTTCGCAACCCCGTGTAGACGCCACGGGGGTAAGCTCAATGGATTACGTGGCGCCCCAGGTACCGCGCCGATTCAAGGAGTCCGTCATGAACCCTCGCACCGTGGCATCTTTCTCCACAGCGGCCCGTCTCGGCGGTGCGGCTTGTCTGCTGGTGCTGGCCGGATCGCTGGCCGGTTGTTACTACCCGTACGGCTACTATCCGGGCGGCTACTACTCCTACTATCCGACGGTCCCCGCTACGACCACGCAACAGGCCGTGCCTGTGCCACCGCCGCCAACGGCATCAACGCAACAGTCGGCGCGAGTCGCGACGACGACGCCTCCACCCGCCCAGTACTACGCCCAGGCCCAACCGCCGGTCTACGTCGCGCCCGCTTATCCGCCCGCTTATCCGCCCGATTACTACCCGGCCTACTACCCCGCTTATTACCCGGCCTATCCGGCCGGTTATGGCTGGTGGGGCGCACCGTCTATCTCGCTGGGCATCGGCTGGGGTTGGGGTGGCCGCGGCTGGGGCGGGCGTGGCTGGGGGGACGTGGTTGGGGAGGCGGTCGCGGCTGGCATCACTAAAGCGCTGCAAAACTAAATGGCCAAGCTCAGGTTCGGCATGATGGCTTCGCTCGACGGCTACGTCAGCGACGTCGACGGCAAGTTCGACTGGGGTCAGGTCAGCGAGGAAGTACACCGCTTTGCCGAACACGAGCAGACCCACGAAGGTATTACGATCTACGGTCGCCGGATGTTCGAGACGATGGCTGTATGGGACGTGCTTGCCGAAGACCAGACTGTCAGTCAGTTCATACGCGACTTCGGCGTCGCGTGGCAGCACACCGACAAGATCGTAGTCTCCCGCTCGCTCACCGAGGTCACGACGACGCGCACGCGCCTTGTCCACGAGTTGAGCGCGGACGACATCCGCCAGATCAAGGCGGAGTCGCCACAAGACATCGGCGTGGCCGGACCGACGCTCGCCGCGAGCTACCTCAAGCAAGGTTTGATCGACGAAGTGTCGGTGTATTGCATTCCTGTCGTCGTCGGTGGCGGAACACGGATGTTTCAGAACATCGACGCAACGATCCGGCTGGAGCGCATCGAGCAGCACGCATTCGGCAACGGCGTCACCTTCATGCGCTACGCGGTGCGAAGGTGAATACCGCTTGACCCATCGCAGCATCGCAGCAACCCGCACAACACTTTCCTCGCCACATTTCTTCCACTATCTCCCCCGCGTAGTTTCCCGCCTTGACGCGGCCAGCAAGCGTTCTATGCTGGCGGTTGCCGCACGCACTACCTGCTTAATACGCGACCCCACGTCGTGCCCTCGCACGCCGCCGCCGCCATCCGTCCTGATCCGACCGACGCGCCGCGTGACCTAGACCACACGCAGAACAAAGCGTCGATTCGAACAACAACGAAGGAGACGTGATGTTCCACCAATTATTGACGCCCATCGGCAATGCACTACTGCCGTCCTTTCTCGTCGCCGTCCTGCCGATCGCCGTCGTGCTCGTCCTGCTCGGCTGGGCCCGAAGGCCTGCATGGCAGGCATCGCTTGCCGGGCTGGTCGTCGGGCTGATCGTTGCGATCTTCGGCTGGCAGTTTCCAGTCGGGCTCGCGCTGAATTCGGTTGTCGCGGGCGCGGTGTTCGCCTGCTGGCCCGTAATGTGGATCGTGTTCGCCGCGATCCTGCTGTACAACATCGCCCAACGTTCGGGCCGCTTCGCCGCGTTCCGGATGTGGATGATCGACAACCTGCCGAACGACCGGCGCATCGTGCTCGTCGTGATCGGTTTCTCGTTCGGCGCGCTGCTCGAAGGCATTTCGGGCTTCGGCACGCCGATCGCGATCACCAGTTCGCTGCTGATCCTGCTCGGCTTCCCGACCCTCGAAGCGCTCACCTTCACGCTGATCTTCAACACCGCGCCGGTTGCATTCGGTGCGCTCGGCGTGCCGATCACGGTGCTCGGCGCAGTCACCCATCTGCCCACCGATGCGCTCGCGAAAATGGTCGGCCGCCAGTTGCCGTTCTTCGCGCTGCTGCTGCCGTTCTACGTGATCGGCGTGTATGCGGGCTTTCGCAACATGCTGCGCGTGTGGCCGGTGCTGCTCGTGTCGGGCGCGAGCTTCGCGCTGACGCAGTTCGTCACGTCGAACTTCGTCAACTACAGTCTGACCGACGTGCTGTCTTCGCTGGTGTCGCTGCTGGTCACGATCACCTTCCTGCGCATCTGGAAACCCGCCGTCGACCCGGCCTTCGCCATCAACGTCGATCGCGTGAACGAGGTGCGCGGCAAAGTAAGTGGTGCCCAGGGCTGGTACCCGTGGCTGATCGTCTCGGCCGTGGTGATCGTCTGGACCATTACGAAGATCTTCCTGATCGGCGACGTGAAGATTCCGTGGCCCGGTCTCGACAAGGCGGTCTTCATCACGCTCTATAACACGCCGTATGGCGCGGTCTGGGACTTCCAGCCGCTTGCGACCGGCACCGCGATTCTCGTCGCAGCGATCATCACGGCGGCGGTGTCGGGCGTCGGCGTACGTCAGTTCGGCGGCGCGATCGCCGACACCTGGGTGCAAACGCGCATCGCGATCCTGACCGTCGCGACGATCGTCGGGCTCGCGTATCTGATGAACTACTCGGGGCTCAACTACACGCTCGGTCTCGGTGCGGCATCGGTGGGCGCGCTGTTCCCGCTCGTGTCCGCGTTCCTCGGCTGGGTAGCCGTGT encodes the following:
- the thiC gene encoding phosphomethylpyrimidine synthase ThiC: MNANPKFISADAHVDEAAVAPLPNSRKVYVSGSRPDIRVPMREISQADTPDSFGGEKNPPVYVYDTSGPYSDPDAKIDIRAGLPALRQAWIEERGDTEALTGLSSDFSRERAADTATADLRFQGLHRTPRRAIAGKNVSQMHYARKGIVTPEMEYIAIRENQRRAEYLESLKTSGPNGEKLAAMMGRQHPGQAFGASAFGPNGLTAITPEFVREEVARGRAIIPNNINHPESEPMIIGRNFLVKVNANIGNSAVTSSIGEEVDKMTWAIRWGGDTVMDLSTGKHIHETREWIIRNSPVPIGTVPIYQALEKVNGKAEDLTWEIFRDTLIEQAEQGVDYFTIHAGVRLQYVPLTAKRMTGIVSRGGSIMAKWCLAHHKESFLYEHFEDICEIMKAYDVAFSLGDGLRPGSIYDANDEAQLGELKTLGELTQIAWKHDVQTMIEGPGHVPMQLIKENMDLQLEWCDEAPFYTLGPLTTDIAPGYDHITSGIGAAMIGWFGTAMLCYVTPKEHLGLPNKDDVKTGIITYKLAAHAADLAKGHPGAQVRDNALSKARFEFRWEDQFNLGLDPDKAREFHDETLPKDSAKVAHFCSMCGPHFCSMKITQDVREFAAQQGVTDDEALKKGMEVKAIEFVRKGAEIYQRQ
- a CDS encoding L-lactate permease, with product MFHQLLTPIGNALLPSFLVAVLPIAVVLVLLGWARRPAWQASLAGLVVGLIVAIFGWQFPVGLALNSVVAGAVFACWPVMWIVFAAILLYNIAQRSGRFAAFRMWMIDNLPNDRRIVLVVIGFSFGALLEGISGFGTPIAITSSLLILLGFPTLEALTFTLIFNTAPVAFGALGVPITVLGAVTHLPTDALAKMVGRQLPFFALLLPFYVIGVYAGFRNMLRVWPVLLVSGASFALTQFVTSNFVNYSLTDVLSSLVSLLVTITFLRIWKPAVDPAFAINVDRVNEVRGKVSGAQGWYPWLIVSAVVIVWTITKIFLIGDVKIPWPGLDKAVFITLYNTPYGAVWDFQPLATGTAILVAAIITAAVSGVGVRQFGGAIADTWVQTRIAILTVATIVGLAYLMNYSGLNYTLGLGAASVGALFPLVSAFLGWVAVFLSGSDTSGNALFGNLQVVAANQLNLNPILMAATNSSGGVMGKMISPQNIATGVATTELKGKEGVVFAKTFKHSILLTVLLGILVWLQQNVLQGMIPH
- a CDS encoding dihydrofolate reductase family protein — its product is MAKLRFGMMASLDGYVSDVDGKFDWGQVSEEVHRFAEHEQTHEGITIYGRRMFETMAVWDVLAEDQTVSQFIRDFGVAWQHTDKIVVSRSLTEVTTTRTRLVHELSADDIRQIKAESPQDIGVAGPTLAASYLKQGLIDEVSVYCIPVVVGGGTRMFQNIDATIRLERIEQHAFGNGVTFMRYAVRR
- a CDS encoding DUF1223 domain-containing protein; amino-acid sequence: MVFFSNGRWSGFALGRFARWCALAVACGAALASGVANAAAGQCLAHSPAHRVALVELYSSEGCSSCPPADNWLSQWKQGGAAQGVVPLALHVDYWNSLGWTDRFSQHRFTERQQTLTDVAGAHTIYTPEVFVAGRELRSWSSADSFADRVRQIVAQPASADVAVELKPRAGSPSGAFDLDAQFTSHAATADPLNAYVAVYENALTSQVRAGENSGATLHHERVVRQWIGPVPLAAGHAQIRHDVTLDAVDAGAPADRFGVVAFVENAATGDVLQAADLAACH